The Phacochoerus africanus isolate WHEZ1 chromosome 15, ROS_Pafr_v1, whole genome shotgun sequence genome has a segment encoding these proteins:
- the C15H12orf43 gene encoding protein CUSTOS isoform X2, with the protein MSYLESSSSSSSDAEELERCREAAMPAWGLEQRPRGLEKQKAGAANTQLPTTQPSLRHKVDEHEQDGNELQTTPEFRAHVAKKLGALLDSSITISEVVKEPRKAEVRRGTPEDDGFRLFFTSIPGASEKEAAPQPRRKRLPSSSSEDGDEELQRCREAAVSASDILQESAIHGPVSVEEKAKKKKRKLKKKAKKEASADVAAAATITTTGKAAVGKQSKESAELNGAQAPLGTKKKKRKKKAKRAGEAAPSPPAKSAAATPVHRVPPVGTGPN; encoded by the exons ATGAGCTACTTGGAGAGTAGTAGCAGCAGTAGCAGCGATGCAGAGGAGCTGGAGCGGTGCCGAGAGGCGGCAATGCCGGCCTGGGGTTTGGAGCAGCGCCCGAGAGGCCTGGAGAAGCAAAAAGCCG GTGCTGCAAATACTCAGTTGCCAaccacccagcccagcctcag GCACAAGGTGGATGAGCATGAACAGGACGGCAATGAGCTTCAGACCACCCCCGAATTCCGAGCCCATGTAGCCAAGAAACTGGGAGCTCTGCTGGACAG CTCCATTACCATCTCAGAAGTAGTGAAGGAGCCAAGAAAGGCTGAGGTACGACGAGGCACCCCAGAGGATGACG GCTTCCGCCTTTTCTTCACCTCCATCCCTGGAGCCTCTGAGAAGGAAGCTGCTCCCCAACCCCGCCGGAAACGGTTGCCTTCCAGCTCCAG CGAGGATGGTGATGAGGAGTTGCAGCGGTGCCGGGAGGCGGCTGTGTCAGCCTCTGACATCCTCCAGGAGTCCGCCATCCACGGCCCTGTCAGCGTGGAGGAGaaggcaaagaagaagaaaaggaagttgaaaaagaaagccaagaaGGAGGCCAGTGCCGATGTGGCTGCTGCTGCCACAATCACCACCACAGGCAAGGCCGCAGTTGGGAAGCAGAGCAAGGAGTCCGCTGAGCTCAATGGAGCCCAGGCACCACTTgggaccaaaaagaagaaaaggaagaaaaaggcaaagagggCCGGCGAGGCTGCCCCATCCCCCCCAGCAAAGAGTGCAGCAGCCACGCCTGTACACCGAGTCCCGCCTGTGGGCACGGGGCCCAACTAG
- the C15H12orf43 gene encoding protein CUSTOS isoform X1, translating to MSYLESSSSSSSDAEELERCREAAMPAWGLEQRPRGLEKQKAGAANTQLPTTQPSLRHKVDEHEQDGNELQTTPEFRAHVAKKLGALLDSSITISEVVKEPRKAEVRRGTPEDDGFRLFFTSIPGASEKEAAPQPRRKRLPSSSSSEDGDEELQRCREAAVSASDILQESAIHGPVSVEEKAKKKKRKLKKKAKKEASADVAAAATITTTGKAAVGKQSKESAELNGAQAPLGTKKKKRKKKAKRAGEAAPSPPAKSAAATPVHRVPPVGTGPN from the exons ATGAGCTACTTGGAGAGTAGTAGCAGCAGTAGCAGCGATGCAGAGGAGCTGGAGCGGTGCCGAGAGGCGGCAATGCCGGCCTGGGGTTTGGAGCAGCGCCCGAGAGGCCTGGAGAAGCAAAAAGCCG GTGCTGCAAATACTCAGTTGCCAaccacccagcccagcctcag GCACAAGGTGGATGAGCATGAACAGGACGGCAATGAGCTTCAGACCACCCCCGAATTCCGAGCCCATGTAGCCAAGAAACTGGGAGCTCTGCTGGACAG CTCCATTACCATCTCAGAAGTAGTGAAGGAGCCAAGAAAGGCTGAGGTACGACGAGGCACCCCAGAGGATGACG GCTTCCGCCTTTTCTTCACCTCCATCCCTGGAGCCTCTGAGAAGGAAGCTGCTCCCCAACCCCGCCGGAAACGGTTGCCTTCCAGCTCCAG CAGCGAGGATGGTGATGAGGAGTTGCAGCGGTGCCGGGAGGCGGCTGTGTCAGCCTCTGACATCCTCCAGGAGTCCGCCATCCACGGCCCTGTCAGCGTGGAGGAGaaggcaaagaagaagaaaaggaagttgaaaaagaaagccaagaaGGAGGCCAGTGCCGATGTGGCTGCTGCTGCCACAATCACCACCACAGGCAAGGCCGCAGTTGGGAAGCAGAGCAAGGAGTCCGCTGAGCTCAATGGAGCCCAGGCACCACTTgggaccaaaaagaagaaaaggaagaaaaaggcaaagagggCCGGCGAGGCTGCCCCATCCCCCCCAGCAAAGAGTGCAGCAGCCACGCCTGTACACCGAGTCCCGCCTGTGGGCACGGGGCCCAACTAG